One part of the Oceanidesulfovibrio indonesiensis genome encodes these proteins:
- a CDS encoding RNA polymerase sigma factor, with the protein MERLREREIIGRVLAGEREQFAHLVDAYKGQFFHIAYMMTGSTEEADDLVQETFARVYENLYRFDANRRFFSWAYTICLNTTRRHLSRRSRQEQVGRSAPVAAPGGPDNPGRDDAGLSEGIAMSGAVDSAEEHYCRQERLARLGSSLSMLPVEMREAVALRFLKELSFKELGEILEVSTEAAKMRVYRGLARLRELMGED; encoded by the coding sequence ATGGAGCGTCTCCGGGAACGAGAGATCATAGGGCGCGTGCTTGCCGGAGAGCGGGAGCAGTTCGCCCACCTGGTGGACGCCTACAAGGGGCAGTTCTTTCATATCGCCTATATGATGACCGGATCCACCGAAGAAGCTGACGATCTGGTTCAGGAGACCTTCGCCAGGGTCTACGAGAACCTGTACCGGTTCGACGCGAACCGCCGTTTCTTCTCCTGGGCCTACACTATCTGCCTGAACACGACGCGGCGGCACTTGTCGAGGCGATCGCGGCAGGAGCAGGTTGGTCGGTCCGCGCCGGTGGCCGCTCCGGGCGGTCCGGACAATCCCGGAAGGGACGATGCGGGACTCAGCGAAGGAATCGCCATGTCGGGGGCGGTCGATTCCGCTGAAGAGCACTACTGCAGGCAGGAGCGGCTGGCCCGCCTCGGCTCCTCCCTGTCCATGCTGCCCGTTGAGATGCGAGAGGCCGTGGCGCTGCGATTCCTCAAAGAACTGAGCTTCAAGGAATTGGGCGAGATACTGGAAGTCTCCACTGAAGCGGCCAAGATGCGGGTCTATCGGGGGCTGGCCAGGCTCCGGGAGCTGATGGGCGAGGATTGA